DNA from Calditrichota bacterium:
TTTTCGAGAATATCTGGATGGCATTGGCCCCGATTTCTTCACCTCGTTCAGGGGCCAGGTAAACGCCCTTGGCAATGGAAACATGTGCTCCCAGTAGCATCTGAATCTCCAAATCCTTTTTTCTAATCAGGCTTTTGCCACGCCAACCACTTCCGCACTGTCCATTTTTGTGCGAATTCGGTATTCTGCTTCCAGCATTTGCATGTGATTCCGTTCTTCTTCTGCCAGGCGTTCAAACACGCGCTTTCCCCCGGCATCCGGTGTCCGAAAGGCGGCCTTTTCAAAAAACTCCATCGATTCCTTTTCCTGTTCGATGGCTATCGTTAAAATTTCAAGGGGTGTGGCCGCCGGGGTAATCTCCTTAAAAAGCCGCCTTTTTTTGGGAAGGTTAATGTAGAGCAGACGTTTTCCGGAGATACGACCATATTCACGCTCCAGTTCCCGCCGATGGCGTTTTTCCTCTTCTGCAAGTGCCAGAAGCAATTCTTTCCCCTGCTTATCCCGAACGTGCTTAATGGCCTCCTTGTACATTTTGTAAGAATCAATTTCAGATTGAATTGCTATGCGCAGAGCTTCTAATTCATCAATTCGCTCCCAAATCATGAGTTCCTCCCTGCTATAAATTTTTGAAGATTTTCCTCCTATTCCACGCGGTTCCTGCCGGGAATCGAACCTTACGCATACTGGTTCGATAAAAATCGAGCCCCTGCACGACACGCCCCAGTTTTTGTAAATGCGGTTGATTTTCCCCCTGACCATTGTGTAATTGTTTCCGTCGCGGAACAGTCGACCTGTAAATCAACCGCGATTTGAATGCCTCTGACCGGCTGGCATCTAAACATCCACCTGAAAAATCCGCATGGCAATATACCCAACCAAAAGCAAACCGAGTCCCAGAACAAGCACAGGCATTGAATAGGTTTCCCCAAGAACCAGTCGAAATACTTCGAACAAGGCAAGAATGGAACCCAGAGTCATGGCAAATTTCAATAGGATAGACCCGTATTTTGTTCTG
Protein-coding regions in this window:
- a CDS encoding ferritin family protein; the encoded protein is MIWERIDELEALRIAIQSEIDSYKMYKEAIKHVRDKQGKELLLALAEEEKRHRRELEREYGRISGKRLLYINLPKKRRLFKEITPAATPLEILTIAIEQEKESMEFFEKAAFRTPDAGGKRVFERLAEEERNHMQMLEAEYRIRTKMDSAEVVGVAKA